One stretch of Deinococcus carri DNA includes these proteins:
- a CDS encoding DUF2726 domain-containing protein, translating into MTAQPTAPPRESLRVVPPKPMPSPAVRYAELVPADQQVLMVLEAHGGSADMGTLAGALDLPDGALQARLAALAAGGMVHLLPGRCALLDELRSRVQRDLNSAVGARVVLRSEDTVRCPAPHAGERVLRLLCREVFAPHVVRPRVPLRQVLDVQVMNGLLDEADRTFLANASVHVDLVVEHVETEQPLLVLELDGPQHERSPQLERDVRKDRILRVAGLPLLRLWTCEAQPPGEGLTRALLRWRLQSALRDVTFREACHPALREAFRGQPSGPHAADDLPRGDELRALLGDELLTALLGGREACSPAGLARQATLGQIVTNLRATHTDSGIRQWFERARYTLRGESPRDILQGDWNPGDPRVRLVCRLAAAGGSFFAT; encoded by the coding sequence ATGACGGCCCAGCCCACCGCACCGCCGCGCGAGTCTCTGCGCGTGGTTCCGCCGAAGCCCATGCCCTCCCCGGCGGTGCGCTACGCCGAACTGGTGCCCGCGGACCAGCAGGTGTTGATGGTGCTGGAAGCCCACGGGGGCAGCGCTGATATGGGAACGCTCGCGGGGGCCCTGGATCTTCCGGATGGTGCGCTCCAGGCCCGGCTGGCTGCCCTTGCAGCCGGGGGAATGGTGCACCTGCTGCCCGGGCGCTGTGCGCTGCTGGACGAGCTGCGGTCCCGGGTGCAGCGCGACCTGAATTCAGCGGTCGGGGCCCGGGTGGTGCTGAGAAGTGAGGACACAGTGCGTTGCCCTGCTCCGCATGCCGGGGAGCGGGTGCTGCGCTTACTCTGCCGCGAGGTCTTTGCGCCCCATGTGGTCCGGCCCCGGGTGCCCCTGCGCCAGGTGCTGGATGTTCAGGTCATGAACGGACTGCTCGATGAAGCCGACCGCACGTTCCTGGCCAACGCCAGCGTTCACGTGGACCTGGTCGTCGAACATGTCGAGACCGAGCAGCCGTTGCTGGTTCTGGAACTGGATGGCCCGCAGCACGAGCGCAGTCCCCAGCTGGAGCGCGACGTGCGCAAGGACCGGATTCTGAGAGTGGCCGGGCTCCCCTTGTTGCGGTTGTGGACGTGTGAGGCGCAGCCGCCCGGCGAAGGACTGACGCGGGCGCTGCTGCGCTGGCGGCTCCAGAGCGCCTTGCGAGACGTCACCTTCCGGGAAGCGTGTCACCCCGCCCTGCGTGAGGCGTTCCGGGGCCAGCCCAGTGGACCCCACGCGGCCGACGACCTGCCCCGGGGCGATGAATTGCGCGCCCTGCTGGGCGATGAGCTGCTGACCGCGTTGCTCGGGGGGCGGGAGGCGTGTTCGCCAGCAGGCTTGGCCCGTCAGGCGACGCTGGGGCAGATCGTCACGAACCTGCGCGCGACCCACACCGACAGTGGGATCCGCCAATGGTTCGAGCGGGCCCGCTACACGCTGCGCGGCGAGTCCCCCCGCGACATCTTGCAGGGCGACTGGAACCCCGGGGACCCGCGGGTTCGCCTGGTCTGCCGTCTGGCTGCAGCGGGCGGCAGCTTTTTCGCCACCTGA
- a CDS encoding helicase HerA domain-containing protein, with protein sequence MNSPLSTLTEHHTEKLVAKKQALAALMFNSLIQADRYVGEVFSVGFNEFIAQVHDSFRRDVGGIPQGAFLIATRVSPDQSALPFDDEDSEIVLLRVMGPTSLPRDGERQDQRADAVARAMQGDSAWETEVDEYTHNNLSFSGLRCRVLGTLYIEESATAPDGLQLRLGTDIDNFYSGRGMKIYKPSADALKQLVNYRDPEFRSDHPLGDHTVSIASLRYGSTRRNLSSDGVDISITPADLIGQKTALFGMTRSGKSNTTKIIAQAIYELRAMPVPTDASDTPEQAAARAKSNRIGQLIFDPNGEYANENVQDGTNLNPSALKNIHRHLGLTKAAEVVTYGTLPHPKDPDRRLMKINVFGDQLAMTDMLGIKTAEKSGVASNIQKAQEDAYTVLQEKTQMLLIGKAILNELLAPSKETKYIGNFIGTDLAPPDLTMFPPDEAYGRGVRYIRSLLVYRALLAEGGLDAPFRPSTKNLFSKELRDAMRTPLDPKEAALQQEFEEAADILDPKVTPSPSWNDLAIAFKGLDKFLERPEYADFNRKYREDHEGRSWHDSTL encoded by the coding sequence ATGAATAGTCCCCTCTCTACCCTCACGGAGCACCACACCGAAAAGCTGGTGGCTAAGAAGCAGGCCCTAGCGGCTCTGATGTTCAACAGCCTCATTCAGGCCGACCGGTACGTTGGCGAAGTCTTTTCCGTCGGCTTCAACGAGTTCATCGCTCAAGTGCACGACAGCTTCCGGCGGGATGTCGGCGGCATCCCGCAGGGCGCCTTCCTGATCGCCACGCGCGTCTCACCTGACCAGAGTGCTCTGCCCTTCGATGACGAGGACAGCGAGATCGTGCTGTTGCGAGTGATGGGACCCACCTCGCTTCCCCGTGATGGGGAGCGGCAAGACCAGCGCGCGGACGCCGTGGCTCGGGCGATGCAGGGTGACTCGGCGTGGGAGACCGAAGTCGACGAATACACCCATAACAACCTCTCGTTCAGCGGCCTGCGGTGCCGTGTGCTGGGCACCCTCTACATCGAGGAGAGCGCCACCGCGCCTGATGGTCTCCAGTTGCGCCTGGGTACCGACATTGACAACTTCTACTCCGGCCGAGGCATGAAGATCTACAAGCCCTCTGCCGACGCGCTTAAGCAGCTCGTGAATTATCGCGACCCTGAATTCCGCAGTGACCATCCGCTGGGCGACCATACGGTCTCCATCGCGAGCCTGCGATATGGCAGCACCCGCCGGAACCTGAGCAGCGACGGGGTCGACATCAGTATCACCCCCGCCGACCTCATCGGTCAGAAGACTGCCCTGTTCGGCATGACCCGCAGCGGCAAATCCAATACCACCAAAATCATCGCGCAGGCCATCTACGAGCTCCGCGCCATGCCGGTGCCGACCGATGCAAGCGACACCCCAGAACAAGCGGCAGCGCGGGCCAAAAGCAATCGGATTGGCCAGCTCATCTTCGACCCCAACGGGGAATACGCCAACGAGAACGTGCAAGACGGAACCAACCTCAACCCCAGCGCGCTGAAGAACATCCATCGGCATCTGGGCCTGACCAAAGCCGCAGAGGTCGTGACCTACGGCACCCTTCCGCACCCCAAAGATCCCGATCGGCGCCTGATGAAGATCAACGTGTTCGGCGATCAGCTCGCCATGACTGACATGTTGGGGATCAAGACGGCAGAAAAGTCAGGTGTAGCCAGCAACATTCAGAAGGCCCAGGAGGATGCCTACACGGTACTGCAGGAAAAGACCCAGATGCTGCTGATTGGCAAGGCCATCCTGAACGAGCTTCTGGCCCCCTCCAAGGAGACCAAGTACATCGGGAACTTCATTGGCACCGACCTGGCGCCCCCTGACCTGACCATGTTCCCACCTGACGAAGCGTATGGCCGCGGCGTCCGTTATATCCGCAGCCTGCTGGTCTACCGTGCCCTACTGGCCGAAGGCGGCCTGGATGCCCCTTTCAGACCCAGCACCAAGAACCTGTTCAGCAAAGAGCTTCGGGATGCCATGCGCACGCCTCTGGACCCCAAGGAAGCAGCGCTGCAGCAGGAATTCGAGGAAGCTGCCGACATCTTGGACCCGAAGGTGACCCCAAGCCCGAGCTGGAATGACTTAGCCATCGCTTTTAAGGGGCTGGACAAATTCCTTGAGCGCCCTGAATACGCCGATTTCAACAGGAAGTACAGAGAGGACCACGAAGGCCGCTCCTGGCATGACAGCACCCTGTAG
- a CDS encoding TniB family NTP-binding protein — MTGMDLSRRLFDDNSILTREDWAAYCAHQSPERPPRLTPAEYAALGDLERRRYNRRRAAWHADWGLNTTSTVVLARQEFAIMAEKNFYSHDPVKDHVALSGPPTLGKTTIAQLLGRDFGRDVRVLLEERGIDLQDLDEFQPVVYLSITSETTTETLNRQILLFLGTPISVSKQYRKGDLELAVAEALRRHGVRLVILDDVHLLRPGRRNTEGVHSYLKALSSRAPVMLLMVGIDLEKTDLFEALRHKDRIEVGQTGGRTTVLPVGRFAKGSPEWIDLVSWADGQLVLLHHQPGRLLRLKDYLWNRTQGGIGSFMSLIRRVALKAVATEHEQVSRKLIDLTTADYNAEKSSTRKAA, encoded by the coding sequence ATGACCGGCATGGACCTGAGCCGACGGCTCTTTGACGACAACAGCATCCTGACGCGCGAGGACTGGGCGGCCTACTGCGCGCACCAGTCCCCCGAACGCCCGCCCCGCCTGACCCCCGCGGAGTATGCGGCCCTGGGGGACCTGGAGCGCCGACGCTACAACCGTCGCCGAGCCGCCTGGCACGCGGACTGGGGCCTGAACACCACCAGCACGGTTGTCCTGGCGCGTCAGGAATTCGCGATCATGGCCGAGAAGAATTTCTACAGCCATGACCCGGTGAAGGATCACGTGGCCCTGAGCGGTCCGCCCACCCTGGGCAAGACCACCATCGCCCAGCTCCTGGGGCGCGACTTCGGTCGAGACGTGCGCGTCCTGCTGGAAGAACGCGGCATCGATCTTCAGGACCTCGACGAGTTCCAGCCGGTGGTCTACCTGTCCATCACCTCGGAGACGACGACCGAGACGCTCAACCGGCAGATCCTGCTGTTCCTGGGCACACCCATCTCGGTCAGCAAGCAGTACCGGAAGGGCGACCTCGAACTGGCCGTGGCCGAGGCCCTGCGCCGGCATGGCGTGCGACTGGTCATTCTCGACGACGTGCATCTGCTGCGGCCCGGACGGCGCAATACCGAGGGCGTGCACAGCTACCTCAAGGCCCTCAGCAGCCGGGCCCCCGTCATGCTGCTGATGGTCGGCATCGACCTGGAGAAGACCGACCTGTTCGAGGCCCTGCGCCACAAGGACAGAATCGAGGTTGGCCAGACTGGGGGCCGCACCACGGTGCTGCCGGTGGGCCGCTTTGCCAAGGGCAGCCCGGAGTGGATCGATCTGGTGAGCTGGGCCGATGGTCAGCTGGTGCTGCTTCACCACCAGCCCGGCCGCCTGCTGCGCCTGAAAGACTACCTGTGGAACCGCACCCAGGGCGGCATCGGCTCGTTCATGTCGCTGATCCGCCGGGTGGCCCTGAAAGCCGTGGCGACCGAGCATGAGCAGGTCAGCCGTAAGCTGATCGACCTCACCACGGCGGACTACAACGCCGAGAAGAGCAGCACCAGGAAGGCCGCATGA
- a CDS encoding TniQ family protein: MTGWRLRPAPTGAGRPLPMRCLPVPGESFASYVGRLCAFQPRILEMSPTTMLARIGLLPQEDHRAFLPGYGLMLTPEHRSTFARVTRLNEQTVAALLLTHYVGVCLELPDLDPASSDFARRTGHANWVYLTGTHVGPCCLAQPAATPWPDGDPLTRAWLLAWKLPWTFLCLTHQRFLLGSARAAGSARAISVQNWGPCHASAPTRPGPASA; encoded by the coding sequence ATGACCGGCTGGCGCCTGCGCCCAGCGCCAACCGGGGCTGGCCGACCGCTGCCCATGCGCTGTCTCCCGGTTCCTGGCGAGAGCTTTGCAAGCTATGTGGGGCGCCTGTGCGCCTTTCAGCCGCGCATCCTGGAGATGTCACCCACCACGATGCTGGCCCGCATCGGCCTGCTGCCGCAGGAGGACCACCGGGCCTTCCTGCCCGGCTACGGGCTGATGCTGACCCCGGAGCACCGGAGCACCTTCGCCCGGGTGACCCGCCTGAACGAACAGACCGTGGCTGCCCTGCTGCTCACCCACTACGTGGGCGTCTGTCTGGAGCTGCCCGACCTGGACCCCGCCAGCTCCGACTTTGCGCGCCGAACCGGGCATGCGAACTGGGTCTACCTGACCGGCACCCACGTCGGTCCCTGTTGCCTGGCCCAGCCCGCGGCCACCCCGTGGCCGGATGGGGACCCCCTCACCCGGGCCTGGCTGCTCGCCTGGAAGCTGCCCTGGACCTTTCTGTGCTTGACCCACCAGCGCTTCCTGCTGGGGTCTGCCCGGGCTGCGGGAAGCGCCCGGGCGATCAGCGTACAGAACTGGGGGCCATGCCACGCTTCCGCACCCACGCGGCCCGGCCCGGCATCTGCATGA
- a CDS encoding competence protein CoiA family protein: MTAVPFALDATANVVTALTAPRGARYTCLECSAPLGVRRGEERRWHFFHLPGFERDCGGESVTHRAAKQLLAQALRRELEETGHVTWQQRCAGVKGRCRDSALLPRSFRPVGWTAVVEEATHGDFRFDVAVVAGKRVLFGLEVFFRHAVPEAKAAALDVPWLELLAEDLLAHRPRVPVRGDDGAAQCPACQERARLLEQRAEDDAVRGAVTGAFEDEAQRVADTWAAVLREARAKAEVAAKRTRTASAPAAPQETREGQAPASKQRPLVVEDETARARREQWATMQAWVNERKNSG, from the coding sequence ATGACGGCCGTGCCTTTCGCGCTGGATGCGACGGCGAATGTGGTGACTGCGCTGACCGCCCCGCGCGGTGCCCGCTACACCTGCCTGGAGTGCAGCGCCCCTCTGGGCGTGCGCCGCGGCGAGGAGCGCCGCTGGCACTTCTTCCACCTGCCCGGCTTCGAGCGGGACTGCGGGGGCGAGAGCGTGACCCACCGGGCGGCCAAGCAGCTGCTGGCCCAGGCGCTGCGGCGCGAGCTGGAAGAGACTGGGCACGTGACCTGGCAGCAGCGCTGCGCCGGTGTGAAAGGCCGCTGCCGGGACAGCGCCCTGCTACCGCGTTCCTTCCGCCCGGTGGGCTGGACCGCTGTGGTGGAAGAAGCCACCCACGGTGACTTCCGCTTCGATGTAGCGGTAGTGGCGGGAAAGCGCGTGCTCTTCGGCCTAGAGGTGTTCTTTAGGCATGCGGTGCCCGAAGCGAAGGCCGCGGCCTTGGACGTCCCCTGGCTGGAACTGCTCGCCGAGGACCTGCTGGCCCACCGGCCCCGGGTGCCGGTCCGGGGGGACGACGGGGCAGCCCAGTGCCCAGCTTGCCAGGAGCGGGCTCGGTTGCTCGAGCAGCGCGCTGAGGACGATGCCGTGCGAGGCGCCGTCACGGGCGCTTTTGAAGACGAGGCCCAGCGAGTCGCGGACACCTGGGCGGCGGTGCTGCGCGAGGCCCGGGCGAAGGCTGAGGTTGCAGCCAAGCGGACCCGGACTGCCAGCGCGCCAGCGGCGCCGCAGGAGACGCGAGAGGGGCAGGCTCCAGCCTCGAAGCAGAGGCCCTTGGTGGTTGAGGACGAGACGGCCCGCGCCCGGCGCGAGCAATGGGCAACCATGCAGGCATGGGTGAACGAGCGTAAGAACTCTGGGTGA
- a CDS encoding LexA family protein, giving the protein MTQDELTGRPRDVLHKIAELENAGELVTIQRVGEALHLPRQNIWGYVRKLQERGLIVYNPAERFTTPIRLSEAGWRVSQVPRAASVDLRFPILGEIAAGQPTLADGQVEAYATRLQDVLDLREGDFLLKVRGDSMTGIGIYPGALVAIRPQQEEPLSGEIMLVTLPTENTATLKRWHRNNGTVTLTSENPEYGPMTFKVEEVLIQGCMVGHIGAGRSRRTQNGE; this is encoded by the coding sequence ATGACTCAGGATGAATTGACCGGACGGCCGCGGGATGTACTGCACAAGATCGCCGAGCTGGAGAATGCGGGCGAGCTGGTGACCATCCAGCGCGTCGGTGAAGCGCTGCACCTTCCCCGGCAGAACATCTGGGGGTACGTGCGCAAGCTGCAGGAGCGCGGCCTGATCGTCTACAACCCTGCCGAGCGCTTCACCACCCCGATTCGGCTGAGCGAGGCGGGCTGGCGGGTCTCGCAGGTGCCCCGCGCGGCCAGCGTCGACCTGCGCTTCCCAATTCTTGGTGAGATCGCCGCCGGGCAGCCCACGCTGGCCGACGGGCAGGTGGAGGCCTATGCCACCCGGTTGCAGGACGTGCTGGACCTGCGTGAGGGCGACTTCCTGCTGAAAGTGCGTGGCGACAGCATGACGGGCATCGGCATCTATCCCGGAGCTCTGGTGGCCATCCGGCCCCAGCAGGAGGAACCCTTGAGCGGCGAGATCATGCTGGTGACCCTTCCGACTGAGAACACCGCGACGCTGAAGCGCTGGCACCGCAACAACGGCACGGTCACGCTGACCAGCGAGAACCCCGAGTACGGCCCCATGACCTTCAAAGTGGAAGAGGTGCTGATCCAGGGCTGCATGGTGGGACACATCGGCGCCGGCCGCAGCCGGCGCACGCAGAACGGGGAGTAG
- a CDS encoding DNA double-strand break repair nuclease NurA — protein MPHEGERAGVTTSLKRLLSSGEAEKLKSRLQNRAPSEPPQGSSGIAIERPDPAALPRFVIAIDGSQGAVQIEEGFPGAEVGVVTVASVMIDLHKLRDARVRGVPDPRKFRNLHDPHGIEVFLPSTNMVLDECGDARESFRSEFFRVLGEKRLAEDGESLLETYEVLLGLRDDQGAEKLGCPLLGSCTEPDKGHKYHQAKGAYACACSTKELFSTDALRIHESFMDAGSNQTVITECRSVVEHLVLVNYLRYFERKNMWDSIQDVAFVMDGPLAVSGHPAWLAMSIKKEFLRLAEASRRASGVTPIIFGIEKTGMFQEHLKLLDQRVQKTPRSADERPDPRKLTQKGHLEAGRVILVNDAYTKKNIIFKYEPPGTGPYKAYGETSHYGRKVLYKTTSGALITAMPAFLKDGDDDMKAEACCDHFNNLGTMLSLLDALVSNAFRDATIPLVVAHAEASLPARANESVLKRFLLEHQKAGRKA, from the coding sequence ATGCCGCATGAAGGTGAACGGGCGGGCGTCACCACCAGCCTGAAGCGACTGCTCAGCAGCGGCGAAGCCGAGAAGCTCAAAAGCCGGCTCCAGAACCGCGCCCCATCTGAACCTCCGCAGGGATCAAGCGGCATTGCGATTGAGCGACCGGACCCCGCCGCACTCCCACGCTTTGTCATCGCGATTGACGGCTCCCAGGGGGCAGTGCAGATCGAGGAGGGCTTTCCTGGCGCCGAAGTGGGCGTAGTCACCGTGGCCAGCGTCATGATCGACCTGCATAAGTTGCGCGATGCCCGGGTCAGGGGCGTCCCCGACCCACGGAAGTTCCGCAATTTGCATGATCCGCACGGCATTGAAGTGTTCCTGCCTTCCACGAACATGGTCTTGGATGAGTGCGGAGATGCGCGTGAGAGCTTCCGCAGTGAGTTCTTCCGTGTGCTGGGCGAAAAGCGCCTAGCAGAGGACGGGGAGAGCTTGCTGGAGACCTACGAGGTCCTCCTGGGCCTGCGCGATGATCAGGGCGCGGAGAAGCTGGGCTGTCCTCTGCTGGGCAGCTGCACTGAGCCTGACAAGGGCCATAAGTATCACCAGGCAAAGGGCGCCTACGCTTGCGCTTGCAGCACAAAAGAGCTGTTCTCAACAGATGCCTTGCGCATCCACGAGAGCTTCATGGACGCTGGAAGCAACCAGACCGTCATCACTGAATGCCGTAGCGTGGTGGAGCACTTGGTGCTGGTGAATTACCTACGGTACTTCGAGCGCAAGAACATGTGGGACTCCATCCAGGATGTCGCTTTTGTCATGGATGGTCCCCTAGCGGTCAGTGGCCATCCCGCTTGGTTGGCCATGAGCATCAAGAAGGAGTTCCTTCGACTGGCTGAAGCCAGCCGGCGAGCTTCTGGGGTCACACCCATCATCTTTGGCATCGAGAAGACTGGAATGTTCCAGGAGCACCTCAAGCTCCTGGATCAACGGGTTCAGAAGACGCCGAGATCCGCAGACGAGCGGCCTGATCCGCGAAAGTTGACGCAGAAGGGTCACCTGGAGGCAGGACGGGTCATCTTGGTGAATGACGCATACACAAAGAAGAACATCATCTTCAAATACGAACCTCCAGGCACTGGACCCTACAAGGCGTACGGCGAGACGAGCCACTATGGCCGCAAGGTGCTGTACAAGACAACTTCAGGTGCCCTGATCACTGCTATGCCAGCATTCCTTAAAGACGGCGACGATGATATGAAGGCCGAAGCTTGCTGCGATCATTTCAACAATCTGGGCACCATGCTTTCGTTGCTTGACGCGCTGGTCTCGAATGCCTTTCGCGATGCTACGATTCCGCTCGTGGTCGCACACGCCGAGGCTTCGCTCCCTGCCCGTGCCAATGAGAGCGTCCTCAAGCGCTTTTTGCTTGAGCATCAGAAAGCAGGGCGAAAAGCATGA
- a CDS encoding DNA methyltransferase, protein MTLATLPDHSSEGAAAHPSAPGERRLLPAPKPNSATVEARWIRLGPWYAMFPLDFAYEMIQRYTRPGDRVLDPFMGRGTTLAAASALGRIGLGSEINPVAWIYAATKLQAAPKDAVLARLEEIIRLVPAFRIEEVTDLPEAIPEFFEWAFHPEVLKFLLVAREHLDWQENATDRSLMALILLDLHGNEEKSFSNQMRQTKSMSPDYSVAWWREKGLVPRNKDVGAMLQRKIEWRYKFGVITGDRQTRALFGDSTETLKRLKPRIEAKHQLLLTSPPYYGLVNYNRDQWLRRWMLGGPWSNTTRGSNKHERDFANQEDYRQLLLDIFAISRRLLKPDATIVVRTDARKFTLDTTKSVLSTVFPEWNMEENASPFKDPTQTRLFGDRESKPGEVDLILTRHVTL, encoded by the coding sequence ATGACCCTGGCAACCCTGCCCGATCACTCAAGCGAAGGCGCCGCAGCGCACCCATCTGCTCCAGGCGAACGCCGCCTGCTGCCAGCGCCCAAGCCGAACTCTGCCACCGTGGAGGCACGCTGGATTCGGCTAGGGCCGTGGTATGCCATGTTCCCGCTGGACTTCGCCTACGAAATGATCCAGCGTTACACCAGGCCAGGGGATCGGGTGCTGGACCCCTTCATGGGCCGGGGCACGACCCTGGCTGCGGCCAGCGCATTGGGGCGCATCGGCTTGGGCAGTGAGATCAACCCGGTAGCCTGGATCTACGCGGCGACCAAGTTGCAGGCGGCGCCCAAGGATGCTGTTCTGGCGCGTCTCGAGGAAATCATTCGCCTGGTTCCAGCCTTCCGGATCGAGGAGGTCACGGATCTGCCCGAAGCGATCCCGGAGTTCTTTGAGTGGGCCTTCCATCCTGAGGTTCTGAAATTCTTGCTGGTGGCACGCGAACATCTGGACTGGCAGGAAAATGCCACCGACCGCAGCCTAATGGCCCTTATTCTGCTTGACCTGCATGGGAACGAAGAGAAATCGTTCTCGAACCAGATGCGTCAGACCAAAAGCATGAGCCCTGACTATTCTGTGGCCTGGTGGCGCGAAAAGGGCCTGGTTCCACGGAACAAGGATGTCGGTGCCATGCTGCAGCGCAAGATTGAATGGCGCTACAAGTTCGGCGTGATCACAGGCGACCGGCAGACCCGGGCCTTGTTCGGTGACTCCACTGAGACTCTCAAGCGCCTGAAGCCTCGGATCGAGGCCAAGCACCAGCTGCTGCTGACCTCGCCGCCTTACTACGGGCTGGTGAACTACAACCGCGACCAGTGGCTTCGTCGCTGGATGCTCGGTGGCCCCTGGTCGAACACTACCCGGGGATCGAACAAGCATGAACGGGATTTTGCCAATCAGGAGGATTACCGCCAGCTACTGCTGGACATTTTTGCAATTTCGAGACGGCTGCTGAAGCCTGACGCCACCATCGTAGTTCGGACAGACGCCCGGAAATTCACGTTGGACACCACAAAAAGCGTGCTGAGCACAGTCTTTCCAGAGTGGAATATGGAGGAAAATGCGAGCCCTTTTAAGGATCCGACGCAGACCCGCCTGTTCGGCGACCGGGAATCCAAGCCCGGTGAAGTGGATTTAATCCTGACGCGTCATGTAACGCTGTAG